A genome region from Arthrobacter sp. SLBN-100 includes the following:
- a CDS encoding class I SAM-dependent methyltransferase produces MQGSPEHADHEADLAVFYDREAAAGSTRAMTPPRVQCREWFIRLLKDEHRHSLFELGCGTGVEGLQFVRAGLHYCGVDLSGESVRLARAKGLDVSVASGRRLPFPDNSFSAAWTMSTLLHVPNSRIHDVVSELVRVSAPGAPIAVGLWSGNDEEVRNPEDREEPRRFFSRRSDETLQRIFGRHGQVEHFQTWPEGTGAESGPGAGHWTQHYQFLVLRTPAVPEPE; encoded by the coding sequence ATGCAGGGCAGTCCAGAGCACGCCGACCACGAAGCCGACCTTGCTGTGTTCTACGACCGGGAGGCAGCCGCCGGCAGCACCCGCGCCATGACACCGCCCCGCGTTCAGTGCCGGGAGTGGTTCATCCGTCTGCTCAAGGACGAACACCGCCACTCGCTGTTCGAGCTCGGGTGCGGCACGGGCGTCGAAGGCCTTCAGTTCGTGCGGGCGGGCCTGCATTACTGCGGCGTGGACCTGTCCGGCGAAAGCGTCCGACTGGCGCGGGCCAAAGGCCTTGACGTCAGTGTGGCCAGCGGCCGGAGGCTGCCCTTCCCGGACAACTCTTTTTCGGCTGCCTGGACCATGAGCACGCTGCTGCACGTTCCCAACAGCCGGATCCACGACGTTGTCAGCGAGCTGGTGCGGGTCAGTGCACCGGGAGCGCCTATCGCCGTCGGACTCTGGTCCGGGAACGATGAGGAAGTCCGGAACCCTGAAGACCGCGAAGAGCCCCGCCGGTTCTTCAGCAGGCGCAGCGACGAAACCCTCCAGCGGATTTTCGGCCGGCACGGCCAAGTCGAGCACTTCCAGACGTGGCCGGAGGGGACCGGCGCCGAGTCAGGCCCCGGAGCCGGGCACTGGACCCAGCACTACCAGTTCCTGGTCCTGCGCACCCCTGCGGTTCCTGAACCCGAGTAG
- the glyA gene encoding serine hydroxymethyltransferase yields the protein MTTTATSTTAVSNQPLAELDPEIAAVLDQELGRQRGTLEMIASENFAPRAVMEAQGSVLTNKYAEGYPGRRYYGGCEYVDIAEQLAIDRVKALFGAEFANVQPHSGAQANAAALSAMITPGDKILGLSLAHGGHLTHGMKLNFSGKLYNVAAYQVEEGNFRIDMDKLREQAIAEKPQVIIAGWSAYPRHLDFAAFRSIADEVGALLWTDMAHFAGLVAAGLHPSPVPHSDVVTSTVHKTLAGPRSGVILAKEQWAKKLNSAVFPGQQGGPLMHVIAAKAVAFKIAGTEEFKERQERVLEGARIIADRLNQADVAEAGVSVLTGGTDVHLVLVDLRNSQLDGQQAEDLLHSVGITVNRNAVPFDPRPPMVTSGLRIGTPALATRGFGAAEFTEVAEIIATALKAGNSADVEALQARVDKLAADFPLYPQHEQW from the coding sequence GTGACTACTACAGCCACCTCAACCACCGCCGTCAGCAATCAGCCGCTGGCTGAGCTCGACCCCGAAATCGCCGCAGTCCTGGACCAGGAGCTTGGCCGCCAGCGCGGCACGCTGGAAATGATCGCCTCCGAGAACTTCGCACCCCGCGCGGTCATGGAAGCCCAGGGCTCGGTCCTCACCAACAAGTACGCCGAGGGTTATCCGGGCCGCCGCTACTATGGCGGCTGCGAATACGTGGACATTGCCGAGCAACTGGCGATCGACCGGGTCAAGGCCCTCTTCGGCGCCGAGTTCGCCAACGTCCAGCCGCACTCCGGTGCCCAGGCCAACGCCGCTGCACTGTCCGCCATGATCACCCCCGGCGACAAGATCCTTGGCCTGTCACTGGCCCACGGCGGCCACCTGACCCACGGCATGAAGCTGAACTTCTCCGGCAAGCTGTACAACGTGGCTGCCTACCAGGTGGAGGAAGGCAACTTCCGCATCGACATGGACAAGCTCCGCGAGCAGGCCATCGCCGAAAAGCCCCAGGTCATCATCGCCGGCTGGTCTGCCTACCCGCGCCACCTGGACTTCGCCGCCTTCCGCTCCATTGCGGACGAGGTGGGCGCGCTGCTCTGGACTGACATGGCACACTTCGCCGGCCTGGTGGCCGCCGGCCTGCACCCCAGCCCGGTGCCGCACTCCGACGTCGTCACCTCCACGGTGCACAAGACCCTGGCAGGCCCCCGCTCGGGTGTGATCCTGGCCAAGGAGCAGTGGGCCAAGAAACTGAACTCCGCGGTCTTCCCGGGCCAGCAGGGCGGCCCGCTCATGCACGTCATCGCCGCCAAGGCAGTGGCCTTCAAGATTGCCGGCACCGAGGAATTCAAGGAGCGCCAGGAGCGCGTCCTGGAAGGCGCACGGATCATTGCCGACCGCCTCAACCAGGCCGACGTCGCCGAAGCCGGCGTCTCCGTCCTCACCGGCGGCACCGATGTGCACCTGGTCCTCGTTGACCTGCGCAACTCCCAGCTGGACGGCCAGCAGGCAGAAGACCTCCTGCACTCCGTGGGCATCACCGTCAACCGCAACGCCGTTCCGTTTGACCCCCGTCCGCCGATGGTCACTTCCGGCCTGCGCATCGGCACTCCGGCCCTGGCCACCCGCGGCTTCGGCGCTGCCGAGTTCACCGAGGTGGCCGAGATCATCGCCACCGCGCTGAAGGCCGGCAACAGCGCCGACGTCGAGGCCCTCCAGGCGCGCGTGGACAAGCTCGCCGCCGACTTCCCGCTGTACCCGCAGCACGAGCAGTGGTGA
- a CDS encoding gamma carbonic anhydrase family protein: MAPLYPFAGNTPAVHPSAFVAPTASIIGNATLAEDASAFYGVSVRADTATITVGAGSNLQDNVVLHADPGFPCTVGARVSVGHAAVVHGCTVEDDCLIGMGATVLNGAVIGAGSLVAAGAVVLEGTIVPPRSLVAGVPGKVRRELTDEEYDGVRANAARYVELARAHRQIHT, from the coding sequence ATGGCTCCTCTCTACCCTTTCGCCGGTAACACCCCGGCCGTCCACCCCTCGGCTTTCGTTGCACCCACGGCGTCGATCATCGGCAACGCCACCCTGGCTGAAGACGCCAGCGCGTTCTACGGTGTCTCGGTCCGCGCTGATACCGCCACGATCACGGTGGGCGCCGGCAGCAACCTGCAGGACAACGTGGTGCTGCACGCGGACCCCGGTTTCCCCTGCACGGTGGGCGCACGGGTCAGCGTGGGGCACGCCGCCGTCGTGCATGGATGCACTGTGGAGGACGACTGCCTGATCGGCATGGGCGCAACAGTACTTAACGGCGCGGTGATCGGCGCCGGCTCGCTAGTGGCTGCCGGCGCTGTGGTGCTGGAGGGCACCATCGTCCCGCCCCGCTCGCTGGTGGCGGGCGTCCCGGGCAAGGTGCGCCGCGAACTCACCGATGAGGAGTACGACGGCGTCCGGGCCAACGCGGCACGCTACGTTGAGCTGGCCCGGGCGCACCGCCAAATCCACACCTAA
- the purU gene encoding formyltetrahydrofolate deformylase gives MSEEQPNQAYVVTLSCPDRPGIVHAVAGALLAAGCNITDSQQYGSPATGNFFMRVEVTTAAPVSELRAALEPVAGAFGMQWSLNAVGQKVRTLVMASTSAHCLNDLLFQQRSGTLPIEIPAIVSNHQDLAGLAEFYGIPFHHIPVTKDTKVQAEDKLRAIIAEHDIELTVLARYMQVLSDDLCTELTGKAINIHHSFLPSFKGAKPYHQAHARGVKLIGATAHYVTAALDEGPIIEQEVIRVDHARTPEQFVQMGRDVEGRTLVQAVQWHAEHRVLLDGNRTVVFN, from the coding sequence GTGAGTGAAGAGCAGCCGAACCAAGCGTACGTAGTAACCCTGTCCTGCCCGGACCGCCCGGGAATCGTCCATGCGGTGGCCGGCGCCCTGCTGGCGGCGGGGTGCAATATTACGGATTCGCAGCAGTACGGCAGCCCCGCCACGGGCAACTTCTTTATGCGGGTAGAGGTTACGACGGCGGCCCCCGTGTCAGAGCTTCGGGCCGCCCTGGAGCCGGTGGCCGGCGCGTTCGGCATGCAGTGGAGCCTCAACGCGGTGGGACAAAAGGTCCGCACCCTGGTGATGGCCAGCACCTCCGCCCACTGCCTCAACGACCTGCTGTTCCAGCAGCGCTCCGGCACCCTCCCCATCGAGATCCCTGCCATCGTGTCCAACCACCAGGACCTTGCCGGGCTCGCGGAGTTCTACGGCATCCCGTTCCACCACATCCCGGTCACCAAGGACACCAAGGTCCAGGCGGAGGACAAGCTCCGGGCCATCATCGCCGAGCACGATATCGAACTGACCGTCCTGGCCCGCTACATGCAGGTCCTCTCCGATGACCTCTGCACCGAGCTCACCGGCAAGGCCATCAACATCCACCACTCCTTCCTGCCTTCCTTTAAGGGCGCCAAGCCGTACCACCAGGCCCATGCCCGCGGCGTGAAGCTGATCGGTGCCACCGCGCATTACGTGACGGCTGCCCTGGATGAAGGGCCGATCATCGAGCAGGAAGTCATCCGTGTGGACCACGCACGCACCCCTGAACAGTTCGTCCAGATGGGCCGGGACGTGGAAGGCCGCACACTGGTCCAGGCCGTGCAATGGCACGCGGAGCACCGGGTGCTGCTGGACGGCAACCGGACAGTGGTCTTTAACTAG
- a CDS encoding flavin monoamine oxidase family protein, whose amino-acid sequence MTIATELPASDPSSTSAAPAAAPVAGGVAAGPITMLNPDFPFSYDHYLAHPDGLGSVPPELLGTEVAVIGAGLSGLVTAYELMKLGLRPVVFEADRIGGRLRTASFPAAPGVVADLGGMRFPESGKAFYHYVDLLGLETEEFPNPLSPAASSTVIELAGKKHYAEKPSDLPPFFREVADAWKAAVNDGAKFAEMQQAIRARDTARIKELWNELLPLMDEQTFYGFIAASESFKEAGFAHREAFGQVGFGTGGWDTDFPNSILEILRVVYTDADDQHRLIRGGAQRLPEALWQHAPSGMAHWPEGTSLSSLHSGSPRGAVGRISRDPNGNLRIRERWGREASYPAVVTTCQSWLLSTRIHTEEALFPAELWTAIERSHYMQSSKTFVMVDRPFWKDIDPDTGNEVLSMTLTDRLNRATYLLDNGPDQPAVILLSYTWNDDALKWLALDADERVELMLHSLEQIYPGVDIAGHIVGQPITVSWEADPNFMGAFKANLPGHYRYQQRLFTHFKQDRLPESQRGIFLAGDDVSFTAGWAEGAVTTGLNAVWGVLNHLGGASAPGNPGPGELLDEMGPISLD is encoded by the coding sequence ATGACCATCGCCACCGAACTGCCGGCTTCCGATCCGTCGAGCACCTCAGCCGCCCCGGCCGCGGCTCCGGTTGCCGGGGGAGTCGCCGCGGGCCCCATCACCATGCTTAACCCCGACTTCCCGTTCAGCTACGACCACTACCTCGCCCACCCCGACGGACTGGGATCCGTGCCGCCCGAACTGCTGGGTACTGAGGTGGCCGTGATCGGGGCAGGTCTTTCGGGCCTGGTGACCGCTTATGAGCTGATGAAGCTGGGGCTGCGTCCGGTGGTGTTCGAAGCCGACCGGATCGGCGGACGGCTGCGCACGGCCTCGTTCCCTGCGGCACCGGGCGTGGTGGCGGACCTCGGCGGCATGCGCTTCCCGGAATCCGGCAAGGCGTTCTACCACTATGTGGATTTGTTGGGCCTGGAAACGGAGGAGTTTCCCAACCCGCTGTCCCCGGCAGCATCCAGCACCGTGATTGAGCTCGCGGGCAAGAAACACTACGCGGAGAAGCCCAGTGACCTGCCGCCGTTCTTCCGGGAAGTGGCGGACGCGTGGAAAGCGGCGGTCAATGACGGGGCCAAGTTTGCCGAGATGCAGCAGGCCATCCGTGCCAGGGACACTGCCCGGATCAAGGAACTGTGGAACGAACTGCTGCCGCTGATGGACGAGCAGACCTTCTACGGCTTTATCGCCGCCAGTGAGTCCTTCAAGGAAGCGGGGTTCGCGCACCGGGAAGCCTTCGGCCAGGTGGGCTTCGGCACCGGCGGCTGGGACACTGATTTCCCCAACTCCATCCTGGAGATCCTCCGCGTGGTGTACACGGACGCTGATGACCAGCACCGGCTCATCCGCGGGGGAGCGCAGCGCCTGCCCGAGGCACTGTGGCAGCACGCGCCGTCGGGCATGGCCCACTGGCCGGAAGGGACCTCACTGTCGTCACTGCACTCCGGCTCGCCCCGCGGCGCGGTGGGCAGGATCAGCCGCGACCCGAACGGAAACCTGCGGATCCGCGAACGATGGGGCCGCGAAGCCAGTTACCCGGCAGTGGTCACGACCTGCCAGTCCTGGCTCCTGTCCACCCGGATCCATACAGAGGAGGCCCTGTTCCCGGCGGAGCTCTGGACGGCCATCGAGCGCTCGCACTACATGCAGTCGTCCAAGACGTTTGTGATGGTGGACCGGCCGTTCTGGAAGGACATCGACCCGGACACCGGCAACGAGGTGCTCTCGATGACCCTCACGGACCGCCTCAACCGCGCCACGTACCTGCTGGACAACGGCCCGGACCAGCCCGCCGTCATCCTGCTCTCTTACACATGGAACGACGACGCGCTGAAGTGGCTGGCGCTGGACGCGGACGAGCGCGTGGAACTGATGCTGCATTCGCTCGAGCAGATCTATCCCGGAGTGGACATCGCCGGCCACATCGTGGGCCAGCCCATCACTGTCTCCTGGGAGGCGGACCCCAACTTCATGGGCGCCTTCAAGGCCAACCTTCCGGGGCACTACCGCTACCAGCAGCGGCTGTTCACGCACTTCAAGCAGGACAGGCTGCCCGAATCCCAGCGCGGCATCTTCCTGGCAGGCGACGACGTTTCCTTCACCGCCGGCTGGGCCGAAGGCGCGGTGACCACCGGGCTGAATGCAGTGTGGGGAGTGCTCAACCACTTGGGCGGGGCCTCGGCTCCGGGCAACCCCGGGCCCGGTGAGCTCTTGGACGAGATGGGGCCTATCAGCCTCGATTAG
- a CDS encoding amino acid permease — translation MTVPTLSGRTAAGPAARPALGAQLLRRKPIAQMVSEAENAGGGPRLVRSFGVLQLTMISVGATLGTGILVILGESVPLAGPAIWISFAIAGLAALLSAVSYAEMAGLVPVAGSSYSYTYATMGEGMAWICGWCLVLEYAVSVAAVAVGAGQYVNEALAVFGAVLPDAVSQPPGDGGVVNVPAMVIVVLATILLVRGAKESAWINTAIVVVKVGILLFFCAVAFTAFNAGNFEPLLPMGAAGVSAAASRVFFSYIGFDAASTAGEEARNPKRDLPKAILLSMLIVTTIYVLVAVAAIGARPWGWFDGTEAALVKILEETTGQPWIALVFAVGAVLAIASIVLTVLYGQTRILLSMSRDGLIPRVFGRVSRRTGTPVAGTLLVGTAVALTAGLVPLGALADATSIGTLFAFALVNLAVIYLRRTRPELERTFRVPLFPLTPILGAVMCAYLMANLGADTWVVFALWMLAGVAAYFGYGRRNSRVAALSNDEYRELSGPKLSTQQIPEPMKAELP, via the coding sequence ATGACTGTGCCTACACTCTCCGGCCGGACCGCGGCCGGGCCGGCCGCCCGTCCCGCTCTGGGCGCCCAACTCCTGCGCCGGAAGCCCATCGCTCAAATGGTCAGCGAGGCGGAGAACGCCGGCGGCGGCCCGCGGCTGGTCCGCAGCTTCGGTGTCCTCCAGCTGACCATGATTTCCGTGGGCGCCACCCTGGGCACCGGCATCCTGGTGATCCTGGGCGAATCTGTTCCGCTGGCCGGGCCGGCCATCTGGATTTCCTTCGCCATCGCCGGCCTGGCCGCACTCCTGTCCGCAGTGTCCTACGCGGAAATGGCGGGGCTGGTGCCCGTGGCCGGTTCCAGCTACTCCTACACGTACGCCACCATGGGCGAAGGAATGGCCTGGATCTGCGGCTGGTGCCTGGTGCTGGAGTATGCGGTGTCCGTGGCCGCAGTTGCGGTAGGGGCGGGGCAGTACGTGAACGAAGCCCTCGCGGTGTTCGGGGCCGTCCTTCCCGACGCCGTGTCGCAACCGCCTGGCGACGGCGGCGTAGTCAACGTTCCGGCCATGGTCATCGTGGTACTCGCCACCATCCTCCTGGTCCGCGGCGCCAAGGAGAGCGCGTGGATCAACACCGCCATCGTGGTGGTGAAGGTGGGCATCCTGTTGTTCTTCTGCGCCGTGGCATTCACCGCCTTCAATGCCGGGAATTTTGAACCGCTGCTGCCCATGGGTGCCGCCGGTGTCTCGGCCGCCGCCTCCCGGGTGTTCTTCTCCTACATCGGTTTCGATGCCGCCTCCACCGCGGGCGAAGAAGCCCGCAACCCCAAGCGCGACCTTCCCAAGGCCATCCTGCTGTCCATGCTGATCGTCACCACTATCTACGTCCTGGTCGCCGTCGCCGCCATCGGCGCCCGGCCGTGGGGCTGGTTCGACGGTACCGAGGCCGCCCTCGTGAAGATCCTCGAGGAAACCACCGGCCAGCCCTGGATCGCCCTGGTCTTCGCGGTGGGTGCCGTGCTGGCCATCGCCAGCATCGTCCTCACCGTGCTCTACGGCCAGACCCGCATCCTGCTGTCAATGTCCCGTGACGGGCTCATTCCCAGGGTCTTTGGGCGCGTCTCCCGCCGGACCGGCACCCCCGTGGCCGGCACGCTCCTGGTGGGAACCGCCGTCGCCCTCACCGCCGGGCTGGTGCCGCTGGGCGCCCTCGCGGACGCCACCAGCATCGGAACACTCTTTGCGTTCGCCCTGGTGAACCTCGCCGTGATCTACCTCCGCCGCACCCGGCCTGAGCTGGAACGGACCTTCCGGGTGCCCCTGTTCCCGCTGACCCCTATCCTCGGCGCTGTGATGTGCGCTTACCTGATGGCCAACCTTGGTGCTGATACCTGGGTAGTCTTTGCCCTCTGGATGCTGGCGGGCGTTGCGGCGTACTTTGGCTACGGACGCCGCAACTCCCGGGTGGCGGCCCTGAGCAACGACGAATACCGCGAGCTGTCCGGACCGAAACTTTCAACCCAGCAAATCCCCGAACCGATGAAGGCAGAACTTCCATGA
- a CDS encoding bifunctional methylenetetrahydrofolate dehydrogenase/methenyltetrahydrofolate cyclohydrolase — MTEATKTARILDGKAAAAAIKAELTERVAALKARGVTPGIATVLVGADPASQLYVSMKHRQSEEIGMNSIQRELPADATQAQVEALIDELNADPACHGYIVQLPLPKHLDTDAILERIDPAKDADGLHPTNLGRLVLNVNGKITSPLPCTPRGVIELLLRNGYDLKGKHVVVVGRGVTIGRSIGLLLTRREINATVTLTHTGTTNMSELLRQADVIVGAAGVKHIVKAADVKPGAALLDVGVTRETDPETGKSKVHGDIDPAAAEVAGWISPNPGGVGPMTVALLMTNVVEAAERKAGTA, encoded by the coding sequence ATGACTGAAGCAACCAAGACCGCCCGGATCCTTGACGGCAAGGCAGCCGCTGCAGCCATCAAGGCCGAGCTGACGGAGCGGGTCGCGGCCCTGAAGGCCCGCGGCGTCACTCCCGGCATTGCCACCGTGTTGGTGGGTGCGGACCCCGCCTCCCAGCTGTATGTGTCCATGAAGCACAGGCAGTCCGAGGAGATCGGGATGAACTCGATCCAGCGTGAGCTTCCGGCGGATGCCACCCAGGCACAGGTTGAGGCCCTCATTGACGAACTCAATGCGGACCCGGCCTGCCACGGGTACATCGTGCAGCTGCCGCTGCCCAAGCACCTGGACACCGATGCCATCCTGGAGCGCATCGACCCCGCGAAGGACGCTGACGGCCTGCACCCGACCAACCTTGGCCGGCTGGTGCTCAACGTCAACGGCAAGATCACCTCGCCGCTGCCGTGCACGCCCCGCGGCGTCATCGAGCTGCTCCTGCGCAACGGCTACGACCTCAAGGGCAAGCACGTGGTGGTGGTTGGCCGCGGTGTGACCATCGGCCGGTCCATCGGATTGCTGCTGACCCGGCGCGAAATCAACGCCACGGTGACGCTGACCCACACCGGCACCACGAACATGTCGGAGCTGCTGCGCCAGGCGGACGTCATTGTTGGCGCGGCCGGTGTGAAGCACATCGTCAAGGCTGCGGACGTGAAGCCGGGTGCCGCCTTGCTCGACGTCGGCGTCACACGGGAGACCGACCCCGAGACGGGCAAGAGCAAGGTCCATGGCGACATTGACCCGGCTGCCGCGGAGGTTGCCGGCTGGATTTCGCCGAACCCCGGCGGCGTTGGCCCTATGACCGTGGCCCTGCTGATGACCAATGTGGTCGAAGCCGCGGAGCGCAAGGCGGGAACCGCCTAG